Proteins encoded by one window of Microplitis demolitor isolate Queensland-Clemson2020A chromosome 6, iyMicDemo2.1a, whole genome shotgun sequence:
- the LOC103572784 gene encoding inner nuclear membrane protein Man1, protein MSVESLTDSELRSKLAEYGYPVGPVTQTTRKILVKKLKNLIESRGAAGSRHSLLARYSSDDTDDDTASSTTRKKKTAASNRRQTMANPMPPPAPAPPVTTTIPSRSPSKRRAGSRTSESKEIVVPDYDEPTSNTTSSTSSRVIKNITKKVSKSYKLSTVNDGLETGSDSDIPEEPEKSSAKLQNEKSYSRKDRSSADVERPTKSFVERPAKSYESTKSYEPIPRVSLTREEKYSVPLFKPNISPIAPVKEDNYKREDTNVNELLANYESPFLSEFTRRLSSQTKTSVLPSRTYKSTGVRSPRLENKDGDTNGHFPSPKSSYSSPSSRYVSSSNDRPREVVTRSYKAPVTKEDNRNNQNMVSMILVIVLALFFGGLAIVYLGLGGKSETVPSLPMDIEVPLCKSDHDKPGVNCILEENVETVMQLLKKLRPILTRKAVAAACEDSHQLPYLTDSDIISMLKSQKVKELEITSDLHNAQLLIFENPKWGISLIEVEQGKDLQESVFDSMENVFQSRLDNKVAMVMLNPELPMMCMIKQKIMSIISTLLIMIAGVTMIFGGHLFVQWYIKYKKSTEREVFQLVSEIISMVELHHQNAMTTSPGGTQESYLAINHVRDNLIPPKDRKKMAGLWEKAVKFLDENESRIRREVQQVSGEEFHVWRWLPNVSSSPPTTPVSKKTKVWQGNAFETMEGSVNSLTCSPTPCLKIRHMFDPDVEFEDDWEIKVQDAILEKCGEGVKILHIRVDRGSREGCVYMKCFSQEDAGKAYRALHGCWFDGHLVTVKYLRLERYHERFPDAVRCNNPLKPSNNQRLSMQAHYWQSPLEAN, encoded by the exons ATGTCGGTGGAATCGCTCACCGACTCCGAACTTCGCAGCAAGCTCGCAGAATATGGTTATCCTGTCGGCCCGGTGACCCAGACTACCAGGAAGATCCTCGTTAAGAAGCTCAAGAATCTCATCGAATCACGAGGCGCCGCGGGATCACGTCATTCACTCCTCGCCag ataCAGCAGCGATGATACTGATGACGACACCGCGTCCAGCAcgacgagaaagaaaaaaacagcAGCGAGTAATCGTCGACAGACGATGGCAAATCCGATGCCGCCACCGGCACCCGCGCCACCGGTCACCACGACTATACCATCACGAAGTCCGTCAAAACGACGTGCTGGTTCACGGACTTCTGAGTCTAAGGAAATCGTTGTACCGGACTACGACGAGCCAACGAGCAATACAACCTCTTCAACATCCTCAcgtgtaattaaaaacattaccAAGAAAGTATCAAAGTCCTACAAGCTATCGACGGTCAACGACGGCTTGGAGACTGGATCGGACTCAGATATTCCCGAGGAACCAGAAAAGTCATCAGCtaaattacaaaatgaaaaatcgtaCTCGCGAAAAGATCGAAGCTCAGCTGACGTCGAGAGACCGACTAAATCTTTCGTTGAAAGACCAGCAAAGTCTTACGAGTCGACAAAATCGTACGAGCCAATACCCAGAGTTTCTCTCACACGAGAAGAAAAATACTCAGTGCCTCTATTTAAACCCAATATATCTCCAATAGCTCCAGTCAAAGAAGATAATTATAAACGCGAAGACACAAATGTTAATGAGTTGCTTGCCAACTATGAAAGTCCCTTCTTGTCTGAATTTACTCGCAGACTCAGTTCTCAGACGAAAACTAGTGTGCTGCCATCAAGAACTTACAAAA gtACTGGAGTAAGGTCACCACGTCTAGAGAACAAGGACGGGGATACCAACGGACACTTTCCATCTCCAAAATCATCGTACAGTTCTCCAAGTTCTAG ATACGTGTCTTCGTCGAATGACAGACCTCGGGAAGTGGTAACCAGGAGCTACAAAGCGCCAGTTACTAAGGAAGACAACAGAAACAATCAAAACATGGTCTCCATGATACTCGTAATAGTACTGGCTCTGTTCTTCGGCGGGCTGGCTATTGTTTACTTGGGTCTTGGTGGTAAATCCGAGACCGTACCGTCACTTCCGATGG ACATTGAAGTACCGCTCTGTAAAAGTGATCACGACAAGCCAGGCGTTAATTGTATACTTGAAGAAAACGTTGAGACTGTGATGCAATTGCTGAAAAAGCTAAGGCCGATACTGACGAGGAAAGCTGTAGCGGCTGCCTGCGAAGATTCCCATCAACTTCCTTATCTCACAGACTCTGATATCATCAGCATGCTCAAGAGTCAAAAAGTG aaaGAATTAGAAATCACGAGTGATCTACACAATGCTCAGCttcttatttttgaaaatcctaAATGGGGAATTTCTTTGATTGAAGTTGAACAAGGAAAAGATCTTcaagaatctgtttttgattcaatg GAAAATGTATTTCAGTCAAGATTGGATAATAAAGTCGCGATGGTGATGCTAAATCCCGAGTTACCAATGATGTgtatgataaaacaaaaaataatgagcATAATATCAACTCTATTGATTATGATTGCCG GAGTGACGATGATATTCGGCGGTCATTTATTCGTACAGTGGtacattaaatacaaaaagtcAACTGAACGAGAAGTATTCCAGTTGGTGAGCGAAATAATCAGCATGGTGGAGTTGCATCACCAGAACGCGATGACCACGAGTCCCGGCGGGACGCAAGAAAGTTACCTGGCGATAAATCACGTTCGCGATAATCTGATCCCGCCGAAGGACCGCAAGAAGATGGCGGGTCTGTGGGAGAAAGCGGTTAAATTCTTGGATGAGAACGAGTCTCGAATTCGCCGTGAGGTCCAGCAGGTATCAGGCGAAGAGTTCCACGTATGGCGCTGGCTTCCCAATGTCAGCAGTTCACCTCCGACGACACCCGTCAGCAAGAAGACCAAAGTCTGGCAAGGTAATGCCTTTGAGACCATGGAAGGTTCCGTCAACAGTCTCACGTGTTCGCCTACTCcttgtttaaaaattcgtCACATGTTTGACCCGGATGT tgaatTTGAAGATGATTGGGAAATAAAAGTTCAAGATGCGATTCTAGAAAAATGTGGCGAAGGTGTTAAAATTCTTCATATTAGAGTTGATCGTGGTAGCCGTGAAGGATGCGTATACATGAAATGTTTTTCACAAGAAGATGCTGGTAAAGCTTATCGTGCTCTTCATGGCTGTTGGTTTgatg